A window of Gossypium hirsutum isolate 1008001.06 chromosome D13, Gossypium_hirsutum_v2.1, whole genome shotgun sequence genomic DNA:
tttttaagtctgacacaATTATCAGGCAATCATTGGTGCAAAATACGAGTGggttccggccattgacaggccacaacccaattttactgttcatttcaggttattttggtgattgtttttaaacctgggttatttttgtaaatataatatttttttggattattttagtaaaagggcccaaaatatcaaaatattaccTATTATTATTCGTAGCTGGTACATTAAAATTGGTTGCGGTAAAACTGTAACTCTCGTTGCTGGAATGAGTATTCTCTTTAAGTTGATTATAGTATTGCTGCTGGAGGAGTTGTGGCTATACAGCGGTGGCGGCGACTGTGATGGTTGCCGATGGTTTGATTTTCGAGTGCCTAACTTTACGACAACGATCGCCAACGGGGACGTTTCGAAGTACGCCACCTTTCGTCCAGTAACGACAGCAACTCTTACTGAAATAACGTGGCCGAGAGAGGTTGTAGCTGTTGTAGTAACAGAATTTTGTATTGAGAGAGTCGCAACGAGGATACTCGAGTGCTTGGTGGTGCTGCGGCTGTAACCTGCCGTAACCGACTCCTCCGCCGCCGCTGAATATATGGCCACCTCCGATCGAGTGGGTGTCTTGCATTGCTCACAACTTTCGctccaaaaaaaatgaaaactcaATTTGTTGAATAAAGCACAGAAGAATTTGAGCTATTGTCTTTACAAATATTGTTTTGCATATATCTTCGAGAAATAAAACGGTAtacaattaccaaattaacccTCTTTCGTAAACGAAATTACATGTACGTGCTTAGGGTCGTGGCTTAATTTTTAACAACTTAGATTCAAGCTAAATAAATCATGTCAAATCATATTTAGTTGATTTATGTTTCTAAATAAactctttttataaatattttaaataaaaattatttgattcattataataatgtaaaattaaattaattcatttaataattaaagtatgTCGATTAAGTCTTAATTCAAGTGGTATCAATATTGTTTAAAGGTTGAGAGAAGTTATTGGTAATTTTAGGTactgtataaaaaaattaaagcaactaCTTTCACTACTACTAAATTagcgtatatatatattagggcatgaaatctaaaatttaatCAGCATTTcttcacttatatatatacaatgttatttgaattgaattgaatgaatcaAACTAGTGAATTTAAAAATCAACCAATATCTATTTGTTCGTGTTcgttaaaaatatcaaaattttgtatATGTTCATGTTCATTTGTTTAAGTTAAACGAAATGTTCGCgaatatatttataaacatacacaaacaataaacaaacatatatcttattgttttagatataaatattaataattattgtaatcccaaaaaaaattactacagtaaaaaagtaagataatattcttgatatagtaaaataaggaaataaagtgataaaaatggtaattttgagttatgtcaacattgagaagtatattatgacatattaattcaagaaaggattaaattgcaaaagtgagaaaagttttgtggcccaagagtaaatactcaaaatttaaggggttaaagtgtaaatatgaaaagttgaaggaccaatagtgcaaatattttaagggtagaataatctagaaaccaaggaaaatggatgaactaggatcaaattgaaaaggtgaagaattttgagggactaaatcgtaattttaccaaattaagtgatgactcaaggatggaattttaaaagaacataaagggaaaaatggtcaattagaagagagagaaatctataaggcaatgatgatgttggtgatattttatgttgacaccattttttggttgaaaaacggggtcgacttgggttttgaaaaatgaaaacgaaaatgggagtcgccaccaatcctttttttatgaggtgtgatcggatcaccttgaaaagtggttgtttttaataaacgatttaattttattaaaacaacgattttggtccacgaaattcagaaaaacgggttcgggagtcggttacgcacgaggaaggattagcaccctcgatacgcccaaaattggtacctagttgattacttaatgttttagtgtcgaaaaactgaaaactttaaagaaatttaaaatacgatcctaaaaaaaactcgaatagcatagattaaaattcaagaggatatttggcaatttggttaaacgagaaatcgaaacccagcaccttagggcacgttcctcaaatttccaaacgcaaaacattgccttattttgaattttttgaaaggatatttagctatttggttgaatgagaaaaatcgacacccagcaccttagggtatgttttctcgaatttccaaacgcaaaacattgtcatattttgaaatttttgaaaaggatattaagctatttggttgaacgagaaaaatcgacacccagcaccttagggcacgttcctcgaatttccaaacgcaaaatattgccttattttgaaatttttgaaaaggatattaagctatttggttgaacgagaaaaatcgacacccaacaccttagggcatgttttctcgaatttccaaacgctaaATATTGTCTCAATtagaaatattttctttttttttaaaatatgatatttatatgcaTAATGGGATAATAGACATGATAATGCgaataaaaaaatgagcaaaaacgaataataaaataaatcaatcatgcatataccatagcaaataaataaataaataaactaaagcataaaaatgggcatataaataaatacataaatgaacataaaaataaaggaaaatacatgaaaattataaaatatgaaaaatatgtatgtacataaaggggactatatatatgtatatacataaaattatgaaaatatgaaaaatatatataagtatatattttaaaattactatataaaatatatatatataagtaagcatattcatacatatatacgtatgtaaattaaaatatgtatatgtatatagatatatacaaGAATCGTGGAAGGTATACAAAgatatgtatttatatttacaagaataaaataataaaaacgtatataggtatatatattcatatatataacaAAACGTATGTATATAAGCTATAAAAAACGTTTATAacggtatatatatataataagatacaaagatataaataaatagctataatagtaataataatagggcaaatatatttaaatttaaataagtaaatataaaataaaaatataacaataataatataaaacttatGATATAATAGTAGTaatcgtaaaaatatacatatatataaaataagtataataataataacgataataataataataataggactaaattaaaacggAAACGAAATCTCAGGGCcgaaatcaaaaataaaacagagtaagggATCAAAGTGTATCTCGCGCTGAAAGAAaggggaccaaaatggtaaatacCCCAAAGCCCCAAAACGCAGCGTTGAAACGGATCGtattgaaacaaaaatgaaatttttgtggccaaattgaaaaataaaagaaaatagtgaGAAGGACCAAATTGCGGCACGCTGCAAAGTCGAGGGACTGCGCGCGCAATTATACCCTTTAaagaaaacacgcagatcctgatatgcgggtcgggtcgcgcgcggGTCTCCCccaccaaaacggcgccgtttcaaaggggttatttaaaacccaaattttctcaaaaaaaaaaacatttcaacagccattttaaaaaaaaataaaaaagggaaccCCCTTTTCTCTCCAAAAAGGTCCGGCCATGTAGGGTTCCTTGGCCCTTGTTGCGCCGCCGCTCGGCTCGCCGCCCTGCCACCGCCTCGACGGCTGATGAAACGCCAAATCGACGCGGAAAACCCCGTCCCGGTGAGCTCCTCTctccttctttatttttttttattttattttcgtttaagaaataaaaaaaaaggaaaatagaaacaacaaaaaaaagaaaaagaaaatggattgAAATCGAAAAAACGAGAAATCACCTTCAAGCTTGACTTTTATTACTGTTgatattatatgttttttatacaaaaacgaaagaagaaaaaaagaaaaaaaagtcccCAAAATTACAATctattcggcttttatagccgatcaTTTCTGTTTGTTTCTGCTGCTATTTCTCTTGTTTGTTTGCAGGTAACCGGCGGCGCAAGTGGTGTGGTCGACGTGATGTTGGCGGTGGCGACGTGACGTTGGCGGCGGCGGCGGCAGGCCAAAAGTCAATAGGTGCGGCGCTAGGGTTTTAGAccttctgaaaccctagttttgGCTATTAGCTTGCCGGGCTAAGATACTGGGCCTCGGGTTTGGGCCTGGTTGGGCTTGTTTTTTGGGTTAGTTGTGTAATCGGGTCTGTTTGTAATTGTAATAGGTTTTGGGTTTGTTTGGGTCAAGGGTTTGTTGGGCCCGGGCATGAAAAATTGGGTTAGTTTAATTGGTTTGGGCTTGTAATGGACtgtattttaacttattttggttttatttatttttggtttaattgggccgggcaaatttgggcttctacattttagattaattaattaaataaatattagtttattaatattttaatttgatttttaaatgatattttattattttattattaatttatttagtatacatatatgtggaaagaaagatgaaaagcaaCCAACCCATCATCTTCCATGCATCCAACGTGAGGAGAATAGAGAAAGAATGaatgttttgctttctttacaatttggtcattcctctaaaaacttaccattttcacctagaaatcaaaagaattttcatattcATCAAGAGAGAAATATAACAAGGAGACTAtagggagctagaatatcaagttggattcaagaaattgaagctagaggagagagaaaatcaagttaaagtttgaaatcaatacaacaaggtaagaacattgagatttcaatatatttttaagtttgatattattgaaatagcatggaaaagatgttatagtagaattttattttataaagtcttatgttcttgatatattagtgaagagaaataagtgaaagtgatgggaaatattatagagaaagggaataaggaagttataaacttagtaattaacattttgcactaaaacagttttggacagcagcagtaggttaaacttgaaaaatcaccataaattttggaaacaaaattagagaatgaaaaaaatatggaattaaatcttactgagtctagtttctcataaaagaaatggtgtaagtaatggaactgtaaatcatgagatataatagattttgtgagacaaggtcagaatgattttgggttcccctgttctgactttggaaaatcataaaaaaattgtacaaaaataattatgggttataatttatatgtttaaaatccttaaagagtctattttcaatataaataaacagggatgtcatccaaattttgtacaagaagataattaagttttagtgaagaaggtcggaactgtcagacattAGAAtagaggtgactttaaagaataaactgtactcattagctaaaccaaaaattatggaaattttatggtaagaatatatgtgagtctagtttcagagaaaattaacgtatctcaatttggagttctgtagctcaagatataaataattaagtgactatgactcaagtggacaactttgaatgaatatataaataaatggtgaaattatagataatgttatatataagcatgttatatacattaaggatgtggaatggagaggaggaggaggaaaatatatgattattcaactagcatgagttttcattaaaaatgaccaatttacatgttttaggttgagggactaaattgaacaaatgtgaaactttaagggtaaatttgtaaaaatgtcaaaaagtgaccaaattgcatgaaataaaattttttattatttaaattattaaatttaatgaaatattattttagatcaagattgagtggaaattcgagaaaaataaaaaattttcaaaatgtcctTGAATTTtgctatttctgcaatttagcctggtaagttcgtatgaactatattttgtataattttaatagaagtgaatggtatttggtaatgaatattatatatatgtttttattattattggaattgaattattattggtaataggtATAATTATGAGATGCTTTGAaatgattatcgaaagctcgattaggttggaagcttgttggagatatatcacattatccattggttctgttggtaattttggatgatttgattctggttataatgacttttataagttaaattggttgatgttagctcataaatgttttgattttgattggttataaatatgaatgcttgatgaaatgaaatatctgaaaattaatttgtaaactccggtaatgctctataaccctattctggagaagTATACtagttagggtgttacaattatattataaataaaataagcacacaaataataattttatgggTAAATTACAAATCAATTAGAAGTATTTTTTCTTGTCATCCAACTATTCAATTGTCTTTTTTGGTCACAAATTGGTtaacataaaaatctaaacattcaaaactcaaaaatccaagataattaggtgatcaaaaaaataaaattatatagttgagtgatcattttgAAACTTTGCATAATTggatggtagaaaatgaaatttattaatggTTGGATGACTATTAGTGtagtttactttaattttattaatatataataatcgaACAAATCACGTTTGGTTCATTTAAGAAACGAGACTTAAAGTTTTGatcatatttgtttatttaatttgataatcgacaattttttttaagctagaagaaaaatatatgttacTTAAATTAAGGGCCAATTTTTGACGTTGATAAGTATCTGAAtagtaaataattgttttaagGATTTCTACTAATAAAATTACTTGTTTAGAATCATTATTCATTATCACTGAATTACTACCACATAGAGCATTGCTTAAGAATGAAaactattgaaaaataataattagataaaatatttgaaaaaaatcttATCCTCCGAGTTAAGCCAAGTCCCTcaaagaatataatatatatatgttgaaattaCATTCCTCTCATCGAAATCAATCTTTGTAGCCACTATTAAATGCTATATTTTacaatagaataaaaaaatatgttgaaaagTACTTATACCAAGAGTCCTCTTTGTTTTTTGGGTTAAAATATCTATTAGTTTTTTTACTCtcggaaatttaaaatttaatttctttattttttagattttaaaattcaggcttaattattaatattgttaaatttattggtgtgatattttaaaattaatagtattaaaagttgaatttgaatttttaaaatctgaaaagtgaataaattaaattattgaaaacaaaaatacatagattaaattctaaatttttaaaaggtataagtacttatagcatattttaactgTCAACCCTATAAACTAAAATCCCACCATTTTCTATCATATTTTCATTAATGTCTTCCAACAAGAAAAAGCTATTGAAATCCCTTTTAACAGCCAATGCAAGATGTGGGTGTAAAAAACCCTGTGATGTTCATGAACCAAAACTCAAGCCTTCACCACCCCCGCTgtcatcaccatcaccatcatcAAATTTCAACATGGATACAataccatcatcatcatcgtcatccAATGTTATGGTAAACCTTAAAATCATGGGCAGCATTGCGGTGGTGAAGGATTCCCATGATCCGTACTTAGATTTTCGACACTCCATGCTGCAAATGATCAAGGAAAAGCATATCTACTCCGCCGATGAACTACATGAGCTTCTTCAATGTTTTTTGAGCTGAATTCACCATGGTGTTATCTTCGAAGCTTTCATGGGGATCTGGTATCGGAAATTATGTGAATACGTTTAATTATTTCTCACGTCCAAAAAACTGCATGGCGGTTGATCATAAACTCATAAATAATATGTAAGTTTTTTTTCCCCTTGTATTTATAACTATAGTTATTGACCATCTATAATAATGGTTAATTTTAGGATAAATCAATGTTCGGTGCCTGAACTTGATAATATTTTTCAACATGATCCTTAAAACTTTTTTTCTACGAATTTGacagctttttttttaaaatttgatccatAAACTTATTAGATTCGGTTAAGGCATAATGATGTGGCAATTTTGATACTGTAACATGTCATCACTTGAAAGTTTTAATACATATAATCTATATAATTAAAACTTttgaatttgttattattttgcaTGTGTTACCATGTGAATTTTTTAGAACATctatataattaaaatgtaaaatttccaCTAACTTttgaatttgttattattttgcaTGTGTTACGATGTGAATTTTTTAGAACATctatataattaaaatgtaaaatttccaCTAAATACAATATTGAACATGTCGAATATTAAAGTGTTCAAATTTCGGTTAAAGCCAAATTAATTGACTGAACCGATTTAATTCAGTTAATCCGTTGGTTAACCGATCTAATTTGGTCGAATGTCGGTTAATATTTTTTCGAAGTCCGGTTATCGGTTAATTTGGTTAGAAATCGGGtaattaaccgaacttaataattaatattatatattatatgtattagttAGTTTGGTTAGTTCGGATAATTTagtcaaatgaacattatcatttttttatatgttttatacttattttaaccaaaaaaataaaacacataaatatcaattaattcggttaattgaaatattttaattcggttaattttttttagaaattcagTTCGATTAAgtattaaagattaaaaaatttaattcttaCTAATTCAATTTAGTTATAATTCTAATTTCTTTAACTTTTAAAAAGTAGAGgatttttacccaaaaaaaaaaacagaaaaagcgCTATATAATTTAAAGGAAAAAGACTCCCCATTTTCTCGAACGGCTCTCTGACTCCGGTCATTGGTCAATCTCTTCTTCTCCCAGGCCCCGTTCTGGCCATTTCGATCCAACTTCGTTAAAggtattttcttttcctttacttATCAATTTTAGGGTTTTCTTTCTTGATTTTAGTTTCATTTTGAGTTTTCGACCTCGCTCGATCAGCGAAATGTGCTACTTTCTGGTTTTAGGGTTTCTCCCTCTATAATAGATTTCTTATTTGGTTGAATTTCGCATTGTGGGAGTTTCATTGCTGGGTTTCGAATTGGGGGACTTTGCAAGATCTGAAGAATTATTGTTTGAAAGGAACGAGTTTAAGGTGGTTTTGAAAAGTCTCAAGTTCTTGGATGTTGATGTGCATTTGGATTTGGATTAAGAACTTTTTGGTCAGTTGAGTTTCCATCTTGACGTAAAGATGGATTAAAAGTTTCAACCCCTTTCTTGTTTTGTGCGGTTTACTCTGGATCTAAATGTTTAATTTCGTTGATTTTAGAATTAGTAATAGAGGAtttctaataaatttaatttcaaatcatcTGTTTTGGATTTTGGAGGACTGATAGGAAGGTAAACTCCCCAAAAGTTTTgaattatcatattatttatctATTTCCATCGCCTTAGGtttattattttcttcacttGATTGAATATTTTGACATATGAAATGCGATTGAGACAGGCTCCAGCTTAATGAAGCAACCTGAATGCAAAATGGGGGAAGGGTAAGATAAGGAACTCAAAGGTATTTCTTGAATTCTGTAGtcatcttcttttctttctttttttctatttgctAAGAAAAGATAAGATGGtccaaaaagaaaaagggggaCGCGTTTGGATTCGGTGTTTAGCTTTTTCTTTTGGTTTGGCGTATGTTTTATTTGGCTTTTGCCTTTACCCTTCCTTCGGCTCAGGTGTGAGTGTCTGAGATGAATTGATATgggtattttcaattttcttctaggcattttcaTGTATTTGTTGGATTTTTAGAAGGTCATATCTACATATACATATTGTAATAAGCCCAATTGTCCAGGCCTGCATACGAGCCCAACACAACAAAAGCAATAAAACAGGCCCAAATTAAAACCCAACAGCCCAAGACCCAAACCGAGCCTGCTAGCCCAAAAACACCAAAATTTCAGAAACCCTAACAGTTTCTGCCCCAGCGCCGCAGCAACTGGCGTTGCAACTGCTTCCGCGCGGCGCGCCCGTCAATCCCGCACCTTGCGCCCCTCGCCGCCGCGAATCTCACGCCTTTCCCGCAAGCACGTACCTGCAACAAACACGAGCAGCACGCAAATAGGATAACAGATTAAGAGATGGGATTTTTTGGGGATTCGTTTGATTTTAGTTTGTATTTCTCGGCTATAAAAGGAGCCGATTAATTTATGAAATGGGGGGATTTTTTCAGTGTAACAGATACGAAAAACACAGAGAAATAAGAGAtaaaaagattttttatttttcttgctctCTGTTCTTgtactattttgttttttttattttgttcttccttgatttttaaaacaaaaataaacgagAAGAAAGGGAGAGGGGGAAGAGAAACTTACCTTCGCCGGATTCGGCGCCTTCTCCGTCGACGGAGGCCGTGGGCATCAACTGAACGGCGGCGGCATGGAGGGCTGGGGGGTTGAAAACCTAGCAGAGGTTTCCCCCCTTgttgtaaagtttttttttttagaaaaatgaaatgaaatagtttttaggaatttttttttggttttaataataaagataaaacggcgccgttttgaaggggccagacccgcgcggtgacccgacacggagggaaggatccgcgcgttctggcatgaatgggtaatttgtgcgtttagtcctttttctttgcatttcGTTTCAATTAAAcccatttatttcttttttaaaatttgggccgcatgttttaattttgtttcactTCAGTCCAATGCTGCGCAGCGTTTAGGAAGGCGggaataatttcccttttggttCTCCGTTATTGCTAGCGCATTCAAATCGGTCTCTTTTTGCCTATTTTCAAATCTACCATATTTTTTCATCTTTAATTCAATCTAGTCCATTTTTTACtgttttactatttaattttttttgttattatttctattatattatgccattagtattattatcattactactGTATATACATGCGCATAGGTTTTTTATATAATGCACATGTTTTTTAGTATAcgtttatatacatattttattcatatgttttattttcaattttattccctaatttctctctctatatatatactcttatattttagtttcaaattttctttttttgtaaatatgtatACCTTTTTGTATTatctttcataaatatttttatttctttttgttttatcttttatctttttaacttttgtataccttatattttatatgtatatatatacttacgtatttttattatttttaaatatatacacaaatacatatttttatatttttatcttattttcacgattttcaaacacatatatacatgcattttttattagttttttttgtttgatatattccattccttctttttatatacatgtgcatatacatttaaatttaagtatttgtttcatgttatacattaattttttttacatacctTTTGAgaaatatattttagttttgtcgaagcattaaaatcatcatattttataaattttcaaagtaTTTGGCATTCATATTCACAAGAAAgaccgtgtcctaacttactggattgcgattATTCTTCGATGAATTTAAAACGCTAAGTATTCATTTTGCATTAAAttcgcaaattttaaataaaaacttattctTGGAGttcaaaatgttgggtcctaacttactggtcttGATATTTTGACTTCttgaaataagaattttcaaaagcaaaagggaatattcgggtattttgaagatttaaaaatattgtgccctaactcattgggtgtggtgttttatttctttgaaataagaatgtcttattattttgattcattCATTAAACAAAAAGTCTCcttttaaaaatcttttcaaattttcgacaccaaggcactaaaaaatcaatttggtaccgattttgggcgttcttctcgtgcgtaactgactcccgaactcattttcttaAATTTCGTAGAACAAAAtcattttaaggtgagccgatcaaccttaataaaatatcggtggcgactctaattttttaagtcgacaacaaaatttttatttttcaaaaaacgtTTTCGACAGATATATGCATTGAATGTGGATGTAAGGGATACTTTAAGAAATATGAAGAGTTAGAACAACATAACCTTTTCCCCTGGCCATGtttctaataaatttaatttcaaatcatcTATTTGGAATTTGGAGGACTGGTCGGAATGTAAACTCCCCAAAATAGAAGTTttgaattatcattttatttatttctgtaTTTATTCCTATCGCCTTaggtttttcattttcttcaattGATTGAATATTTTCACATATGAAATGCAATTGAAACAGACTCCAGCTTGATGAAGCAACCTGAATGCAACAAGGgagaaggggaaggggaagaTAA
This region includes:
- the LOC107949927 gene encoding transcription repressor OFP6-like — encoded protein: MSSNKKKLLKSLLTANARCGCKKPCDVHEPKLKPSPPPLSSPSPSSNFNMDTIPSSSSSSNVMVNLKIMGSIAVVKDSHDPYLDFRHSMLQMIKEKHIYSADELHELLQCFLS